From the genome of Geothrix sp. 21YS21S-4, one region includes:
- a CDS encoding cation:proton antiporter produces MPLALLLMHDPLAGTLLLLALLWLSAKAGGELAVRLKLPAVTGELAAGLALAALHRAWPVVPDVAASPAAELLGGLGVVVLMFAVGLESTVPQMLKVGAASLRVALIGVAVPMAAGLAGAWLLLSAGAPFVLDLFIGACLCATSIGISAQVLREKGAAGSLEGRIIVGAAVVDDVLGLLVLVAVSGLVGAASGGALGPHLVRTFGLALAFLAAALTLGRLATPRLFRLATRFRGEQLLLPFSLGFAFLLAWLGNLAGLASIVGAYAAGLILEPAHIEDLERRERHTLEELVHPLVSVLAPLFFVLMGAKVDPAALFRPATLGFAAVLASLGVAGKYVAGFGAGKDVRAAVVGWGMVPRGEVGLIFVAAGAQLQLNGVPLLSPDVQAGIIGALLLTTVAGPVGLGWVLRREGHPSASPEANH; encoded by the coding sequence ATGCCGCTCGCCTTGCTGCTGATGCACGATCCCCTGGCCGGAACCCTCCTGCTGTTGGCGCTGCTGTGGCTCTCCGCCAAGGCCGGCGGCGAACTTGCGGTGCGCCTGAAGCTGCCCGCCGTCACCGGCGAGCTGGCCGCGGGGCTCGCGTTGGCGGCGCTCCACCGCGCGTGGCCGGTGGTTCCGGACGTGGCCGCCTCGCCCGCCGCGGAACTGCTCGGGGGCCTCGGCGTGGTGGTGCTGATGTTCGCCGTGGGCCTGGAATCCACCGTTCCCCAGATGCTGAAGGTGGGCGCGGCCTCGCTGCGCGTGGCCCTGATCGGCGTGGCCGTGCCCATGGCCGCGGGGCTGGCCGGAGCCTGGCTGCTGCTCTCCGCCGGCGCGCCCTTCGTTCTCGACCTGTTCATCGGGGCGTGCCTGTGCGCCACCAGCATCGGGATTTCCGCCCAGGTGCTGCGCGAGAAGGGCGCCGCCGGCTCGCTGGAGGGCCGGATCATCGTCGGCGCCGCCGTGGTGGACGATGTCCTGGGCCTCCTCGTGTTGGTGGCCGTCTCCGGCCTGGTGGGAGCCGCCTCGGGCGGCGCCCTGGGACCCCACTTGGTACGGACCTTCGGGCTGGCCCTCGCCTTTCTTGCCGCGGCCCTAACCCTGGGTCGCCTGGCGACCCCGCGCCTCTTCCGCCTGGCCACGCGCTTCCGCGGCGAACAGCTGCTCCTGCCGTTCAGCCTCGGGTTCGCCTTCCTCCTGGCGTGGCTGGGCAACCTCGCGGGCCTGGCTTCCATCGTCGGCGCCTACGCCGCCGGCTTGATCCTGGAGCCCGCGCACATCGAGGATCTCGAACGCCGCGAGCGCCACACGCTGGAGGAATTGGTGCATCCCCTGGTGAGCGTCCTGGCGCCGCTGTTCTTCGTGCTGATGGGCGCGAAGGTCGACCCTGCCGCCCTCTTCCGCCCGGCGACCTTGGGGTTCGCGGCGGTCCTGGCGAGCCTCGGGGTGGCAGGCAAGTACGTCGCCGGCTTCGGCGCCGGAAAGGACGTCCGCGCCGCCGTGGTGGGCTGGGGCATGGTCCCCCGCGGCGAAGTGGGCCTGATCTTCGTCGCCGCCGGCGCCCAGCTCCAGCTGAACGGCGTTCCCCTCCTGAGCCCCGACGTCCAGGCTGGGATCATCGGCGCCCTGCTGCTCACCACCGTGGCGGGGCCGGTGGGGTTGGGGTGGGTGCTGCGGCGAGAAGGCCATCCGTCGGCTTCTCCTGAAGCAAACCACTGA
- a CDS encoding chloride channel protein, translating into MAALTPDLLPRRFQQLRLLAHTRRLVFVVMPLGALIGLLVTAALAGLGRLEPLIAGWGSRTHLVIVLPAIGLFLTTAWLSISGIGEVSLVRDLDVAHGAPHAAFPFRKSMGKVLACVLTIGFGGSAGVEGPGKWLGAALGLQYHRVSRWLSRRVSPFRRLHAHPLVMVEAGAAAALSAVFRAPLSGALMAAEHHGQITPGALIPCVVASATGYVIFSSLMGTLPLFPQARLYRLHPPDLAWAFLLGIAVGIGANAYFRVRRLFQALLARIPLLWRGLVGGVGLTLLLLPARCFWGGLPVTEGGGLELVRHLLAGEALPFQAGLFLALKLVATALTFAAGGVGGQWLPSFAMGAAIGAAFDALLGVGQPGYLTLVGAAAFAGATHESLLVPVVFLAETTAQAALVVPALVGSTVAYLLVREGQA; encoded by the coding sequence ATGGCCGCACTGACCCCCGATCTCCTGCCGCGGCGCTTCCAGCAACTGCGCCTGCTGGCGCACACCCGGCGCCTGGTGTTCGTGGTGATGCCCCTGGGGGCGCTGATCGGCCTCCTCGTGACGGCCGCCCTGGCGGGACTGGGCCGCCTCGAACCCCTCATCGCGGGATGGGGCAGCCGCACCCACCTCGTGATCGTGCTGCCCGCCATCGGGCTCTTCCTCACCACGGCCTGGCTCAGCATCTCGGGCATCGGGGAGGTTTCCCTCGTCCGCGACCTGGACGTGGCGCACGGCGCTCCGCACGCCGCCTTCCCCTTCCGGAAGTCCATGGGCAAGGTGCTGGCCTGCGTCCTCACCATCGGGTTCGGCGGCAGCGCCGGCGTGGAGGGGCCGGGGAAGTGGCTGGGCGCGGCCCTCGGGCTCCAGTACCACCGGGTGTCGCGGTGGCTCAGCCGGCGCGTCTCTCCCTTCCGGCGGCTGCACGCCCATCCGCTGGTGATGGTGGAGGCGGGCGCCGCGGCGGCGCTGTCGGCGGTCTTCCGGGCGCCCCTCTCCGGCGCGCTGATGGCCGCCGAGCACCACGGCCAGATCACGCCCGGCGCCCTCATCCCCTGCGTGGTGGCGTCGGCCACGGGCTACGTGATCTTCTCCAGCCTGATGGGGACCCTGCCCCTCTTCCCCCAGGCGCGGCTCTACCGCCTGCACCCTCCGGATCTGGCCTGGGCCTTCCTTCTCGGCATCGCCGTGGGCATCGGCGCCAACGCCTACTTCCGCGTCCGGCGGCTCTTCCAGGCGCTGCTCGCGCGCATTCCGCTGCTGTGGCGGGGACTCGTCGGCGGCGTTGGACTCACCCTCCTCCTGCTTCCCGCGCGGTGCTTCTGGGGCGGGCTTCCGGTGACGGAAGGCGGCGGGTTGGAGCTGGTCCGCCATCTCCTGGCGGGAGAGGCGCTGCCGTTCCAGGCGGGGCTGTTCCTGGCGCTCAAGCTCGTGGCCACGGCCCTGACGTTCGCGGCGGGCGGAGTGGGCGGCCAATGGCTGCCCTCCTTCGCCATGGGAGCCGCCATCGGCGCGGCCTTCGACGCGCTCCTGGGAGTGGGCCAGCCCGGCTATCTGACGCTGGTGGGCGCGGCGGCGTTCGCGGGGGCCACCCACGAATCCCTGCTCGTGCCGGTGGTGTTCCTGGCGGAAACGACGGCCCAGGCCGCCCTCGTGGTGCCGGCCCTGGTCGGTTCCACCGTGGCCTACCTGCTGGTGCGCGAAGGCCAGGCCTGA
- a CDS encoding carbon-nitrogen hydrolase family protein codes for MRFKAPTPFISRPVRVCGIQYALRPVASFEAFAEQVENYVDVGDDYDADVIAFPELLAVQLLSCLERGFDPAEAMRKLAERFTEPFEKLFLELSTKYDRIIVAGTHPRFVDGKLQNVASVFVPGHGPVHQPKLHLTPTERHVWQFEPGQEIHIIETDFGRMGVSICYDVQFPEVARIQAEQGVQLLVVPYLTDDRRGYNRVTTCARARAVENQIYVATAGMVGSLPLITDLTAQYAQSGLYTPSDFPFPMDGIATEAAPNSEMVLVGDIDLAMLDQARARGSVLNHQDAAQDGLHVTFEGKIRVHHLPWMDAGKGSVQA; via the coding sequence ATGCGGTTCAAGGCTCCCACCCCCTTCATCTCGCGCCCCGTCCGCGTGTGCGGGATCCAGTACGCCCTGCGGCCGGTGGCCAGCTTCGAGGCCTTCGCGGAGCAGGTGGAGAACTACGTGGACGTGGGGGACGACTACGACGCCGACGTCATCGCCTTCCCCGAGCTGCTGGCGGTGCAGCTCCTGAGCTGCCTGGAGCGCGGATTCGATCCCGCCGAGGCCATGCGGAAGCTGGCGGAGCGGTTCACCGAGCCCTTCGAAAAGCTGTTCCTCGAACTGTCCACGAAATACGACCGCATCATCGTGGCCGGCACCCACCCGCGTTTCGTGGACGGCAAGCTGCAGAACGTGGCCTCCGTCTTCGTTCCGGGCCACGGGCCGGTGCATCAGCCCAAGCTCCACCTGACGCCGACGGAGCGGCACGTGTGGCAGTTCGAGCCCGGGCAGGAGATCCACATCATCGAGACCGACTTTGGGCGGATGGGCGTGTCCATCTGCTACGACGTGCAGTTCCCGGAGGTCGCCCGCATCCAGGCGGAGCAGGGCGTCCAGTTGCTGGTGGTCCCCTACCTCACCGACGACCGCCGCGGCTACAACCGCGTCACCACCTGCGCCCGGGCGCGGGCGGTGGAGAACCAGATCTACGTGGCCACCGCCGGAATGGTGGGCAGCCTGCCGCTGATCACCGATCTCACCGCCCAGTACGCCCAGAGCGGGCTGTACACGCCCTCGGACTTCCCCTTTCCCATGGACGGCATCGCCACCGAGGCCGCCCCCAATTCGGAGATGGTCCTCGTCGGCGACATCGACCTGGCGATGCTGGATCAGGCCCGCGCCCGCGGTTCCGTCCTCAATCACCAGGACGCCGCCCAGGACGGGCTGCACGTCACCTTCGAGGGAAAGATCCGCGTCCACCACCTGCCGTGGATGGACGCGGGGAAGGGGAGCGTCCAGGCCTAG
- a CDS encoding GNAT family N-acetyltransferase encodes MDERDPATPILRLRKPEDVAEIRDLMARVYPPPHGPEAIWSAENLQKHMQYFPEGQMVVEVSGRLVGTSTTHRVPWDAALAPHTWSGITARGTLSNHEPAGEVLYGVNIAVDPEWQGRRVGSLLYKERLDLARRVGCRAFVAGARVPGYHRVAEEMTLEAYVDAVVAERLFDPTLSKQIRVGFQVRGVLRDYAPDPETLGHAALIVMEL; translated from the coding sequence ATGGACGAGCGCGATCCGGCCACCCCCATCCTTCGCCTTCGCAAGCCGGAGGACGTGGCGGAGATCCGCGACCTGATGGCCCGGGTCTATCCGCCGCCCCACGGCCCCGAGGCGATCTGGAGCGCCGAGAACCTCCAGAAGCACATGCAGTACTTCCCCGAGGGACAGATGGTGGTGGAAGTGTCCGGCCGGCTGGTGGGCACCTCCACCACGCACCGCGTCCCCTGGGACGCCGCCCTGGCGCCCCACACCTGGTCCGGAATCACCGCCCGGGGGACCCTGTCCAACCACGAGCCCGCCGGCGAAGTGCTCTACGGCGTGAACATCGCGGTCGATCCCGAGTGGCAGGGCCGGCGCGTGGGCAGCCTCCTCTACAAGGAGCGGCTGGACCTGGCCCGGCGGGTGGGCTGCCGCGCCTTCGTGGCGGGAGCCCGGGTTCCCGGTTACCACCGCGTGGCGGAGGAGATGACCCTCGAAGCCTACGTGGACGCGGTCGTGGCGGAGCGGCTATTCGATCCCACCCTTTCCAAGCAGATCCGGGTAGGCTTCCAGGTCCGCGGCGTCCTGCGGGACTACGCCCCCGACCCCGAGACCCTGGGCCACGCGGCCCTCATCGTGATGGAACTCTGA